In one window of Thermodesulfobacteriota bacterium DNA:
- a CDS encoding phosphoesterase, which yields PYTGPDLTVGGELNKLAANIAIGRNFAGIHWRSDYVDSLMLGEAIAIGILRDQRLTYNENFNGFTFTKFDGTTITV from the coding sequence TCCATACACCGGACCTGATCTCACGGTGGGCGGTGAACTGAACAAGCTTGCAGCCAACATCGCTATTGGTCGAAATTTCGCCGGCATCCACTGGCGCTCTGACTATGTCGACTCATTGATGCTGGGCGAAGCCATCGCAATTGGCATCCTGAGAGATCAAAGACTCACCTATAATGAGAACTTCAATGGCTTCACCTTCACCAAATTTGACGGCACTACGATAACTGTCTGA